Proteins from a genomic interval of Nostoc sp. KVJ3:
- a CDS encoding sulfotransferase family protein: MPTKQKIVASWSAPRCVSTAFEKTFSQRPDTKIVHEPFTDCYYFSKWRKSERYGEHENLREYGSAKAIQHIQSNVAPLVFFKELAFQGLYYINTEFLSSIINTFIVRHPEEIFASLYTLKPDFTEEEFGFTALDNIWIIVTEELGQEPIVVEANDFRRHPETILRRYCDRIKVEFIPQMLSWENGQLKQWQSYEVESQVKWHKTLESSTGILRPPKKDKVNIPSKHKMLYHRALNVYEKLSHFKL; the protein is encoded by the coding sequence TTGCCTACTAAACAAAAAATTGTAGCAAGTTGGAGTGCTCCTAGATGTGTATCGACTGCTTTTGAAAAAACATTTTCTCAGCGTCCGGATACAAAAATTGTCCATGAACCTTTTACCGATTGTTATTACTTTAGTAAATGGCGCAAATCTGAGCGGTATGGTGAACACGAAAATTTGCGTGAATATGGTAGTGCCAAGGCAATTCAGCATATACAATCAAACGTAGCGCCTCTAGTCTTTTTCAAAGAACTAGCATTTCAAGGTTTGTATTACATCAATACTGAATTCCTAAGTTCGATTATCAATACATTTATTGTGCGCCATCCTGAAGAAATCTTCGCTTCACTATACACATTAAAGCCAGATTTTACTGAAGAAGAGTTCGGCTTTACTGCACTTGATAATATATGGATCATAGTGACAGAAGAGTTAGGACAAGAACCAATTGTCGTGGAAGCTAATGACTTTCGTCGTCATCCGGAGACAATTCTACGCCGTTATTGCGACCGCATTAAAGTCGAATTCATTCCTCAAATGCTTAGTTGGGAAAATGGTCAATTAAAGCAGTGGCAGTCTTATGAAGTAGAATCTCAAGTTAAATGGCATAAAACTTTAGAAAGTAGCACAGGGATTCTGAGACCCCCTAAAAAAGATAAAGTAAATATTCCTTCCAAACACAAAATGCTCTATCACCGAGCGTTGAATGTTTATGAAAAGCTTAGCCATTTTAAGCTGTGA
- a CDS encoding condensation domain-containing protein gives MSNTLKCISAYSPEQRRALLAQLLQKNGSNPKLFPLSSGQRRIWCFEELAPDISLYNIPLAFRLKGKLNITSLEKSINEILRRHEALRTNFLTVNGQPVQLVAPVLTLKLPTINLCNLPELKRELEVSRLAVEEAQKPFNLTRDPLVRATLLWLSEKEHVLLLTMHHTISDGWSIGVLLRELSILYKAFSSKMDSPLPELPIQYGNYVRWQMKGLPSDILYTQLTYWKKQLVDPLPVVALPTDKPRPPVRSFMGALQSVVIPASLTAALKTLSRRQGVTLFMTLLAAFQVLLYRYTGQEDILIATPIAGRKNVETEELIGVFINVVILRTNLSGNQSFQELLSQVRKVALEAYAHQDLSFEQLVEIMQPMRDLSYIPLFQVMFVLQNAPIPDLNLPSITISALEVHSGTSKFDLTLELVETEDGFSGGFEYNTDLFDPLTMVRMSSHFQALLEGIIFHSEQQISALPL, from the coding sequence ATGAGCAATACGCTAAAATGTATATCTGCCTATTCACCAGAACAAAGGCGCGCGCTTCTTGCTCAGCTACTTCAAAAAAATGGTAGCAATCCTAAACTGTTTCCCCTTTCATCTGGACAGCGGCGGATATGGTGCTTTGAGGAATTGGCTCCTGATATTTCCTTGTATAACATTCCTCTTGCTTTTCGTCTCAAGGGTAAGCTTAACATAACATCGTTGGAGAAAAGCATCAACGAAATATTACGGCGTCACGAAGCCTTGCGTACTAACTTTTTAACCGTGAATGGGCAGCCAGTTCAGCTAGTTGCCCCTGTTCTGACCTTAAAGCTACCGACGATAAACCTCTGCAATCTCCCCGAGTTAAAACGAGAGTTGGAGGTCTCGCGATTAGCTGTGGAGGAGGCGCAAAAACCTTTTAACCTGACTCGTGACCCACTCGTGCGAGCAACTTTGTTATGGTTGTCTGAAAAGGAACATGTTTTACTCCTAACTATGCACCATACTATATCAGATGGTTGGTCTATCGGGGTCTTGCTGCGGGAACTATCGATACTATACAAAGCTTTCTCTAGCAAGATGGACTCACCACTTCCCGAACTTCCTATTCAGTATGGAAACTATGTACGTTGGCAGATGAAGGGGTTACCTAGCGACATACTGTATACTCAACTGACTTACTGGAAAAAACAGCTTGTCGATCCACTTCCCGTGGTAGCGTTACCCACTGATAAACCACGCCCTCCGGTTCGATCCTTTATGGGAGCACTACAATCTGTTGTAATACCAGCTTCCTTAACAGCGGCACTTAAAACTTTAAGCCGACGACAGGGTGTTACTTTATTCATGACCTTACTAGCAGCCTTTCAGGTATTGCTTTATCGTTATACAGGACAGGAAGATATCCTTATAGCAACACCCATAGCAGGTCGCAAAAATGTTGAGACAGAAGAACTAATTGGTGTTTTTATTAACGTAGTAATTTTACGTACTAACCTGTCAGGAAACCAAAGTTTTCAAGAACTGCTAAGTCAAGTTCGGAAAGTAGCTTTAGAAGCCTATGCTCATCAGGATTTGTCTTTTGAGCAGTTAGTTGAAATCATGCAGCCGATGCGAGACCTGAGCTATATACCGCTATTCCAAGTAATGTTTGTTCTTCAGAATGCACCGATACCTGATCTAAATTTACCAAGTATAACTATCTCTGCATTGGAAGTCCATAGTGGCACATCGAAGTTTGATTTAACGCTTGAGCTAGTAGAGACAGAGGATGGTTTCAGTGGTGGATTTGAGTATAATACTGATTTGTTCGATCCCCTGACTATGGTTCGCATGTCCAGCCATTTTCAAGCTCTATTGGAAGGTATCATTTTTCATAGTGAGCAGCAGATATCGGCCTTACCACTGTAG
- a CDS encoding diaminopimelate decarboxylase family protein, giving the protein MTEISIDSLLVKEIAEKYGTPTHILNLSQLKSNYTKIAGFLEKFLGNTSIFYSFKTNYLPLVCRRMLSYGAGADVVSGYEMESALDLGFNGKNIIFNGPMKTYEELEKAEENNILVNIDGIIEIEQLQEIAKKKGKIINVGLRINPNYNVYPSVDPTYNTLMDKMVSRSKFGWNVNSEDAYKIASLIKQNENLRLSAIQCHVGSQVTNTNAFFSAIDKVLSFIKELISDFPIETFNFGGGMGVDGIYRDRSGPLKSLLELHQLEVVEESPDSFDFEKFIDLLSKALERKGLIDLKLACEPGRSIVSNSMFLITRIASIKKTSYGDWLILDAGLNLLPTAGIHEKHNIVSFAKKNSPLKNYMVAGPLCYEGDVFSYSTLLPEDLEEGDLLGIFDTGAYTVSRATNFIRPKAPVVAVEDSHYELCWKRETFDDIFSFYQATSFEI; this is encoded by the coding sequence ATGACAGAAATTTCAATAGATTCACTTCTAGTAAAAGAAATAGCTGAAAAGTATGGTACGCCTACACATATTTTAAATTTAAGTCAGTTAAAATCCAACTACACTAAAATTGCAGGTTTTTTAGAAAAATTTCTTGGAAATACTAGTATATTTTATTCATTTAAAACTAATTATTTGCCCTTAGTTTGCCGAAGGATGTTGAGCTATGGTGCTGGAGCAGATGTTGTATCAGGATATGAAATGGAGTCTGCATTAGACTTAGGCTTTAATGGAAAAAACATTATTTTTAATGGTCCAATGAAAACTTATGAAGAGTTGGAGAAAGCTGAAGAGAACAACATATTGGTTAATATAGATGGAATTATTGAAATCGAGCAACTGCAAGAAATTGCAAAGAAAAAAGGAAAAATTATCAATGTTGGTTTGAGGATAAACCCAAACTATAATGTCTATCCTAGCGTTGATCCTACCTATAATACACTGATGGATAAAATGGTTTCCCGTTCTAAGTTTGGTTGGAATGTCAATTCAGAAGATGCTTATAAGATAGCTAGTTTAATCAAACAAAATGAAAACCTAAGATTATCTGCAATTCAATGCCATGTAGGCTCTCAAGTTACTAATACGAATGCTTTTTTCTCGGCGATAGATAAAGTGCTCTCTTTTATCAAAGAGCTAATAAGTGATTTTCCTATTGAAACATTTAATTTTGGAGGTGGTATGGGTGTTGACGGAATTTATAGAGACCGTTCTGGTCCTCTTAAAAGTCTGCTCGAATTACACCAATTAGAAGTTGTAGAGGAATCTCCGGATAGTTTCGATTTTGAAAAGTTTATTGACCTTCTGAGTAAGGCATTGGAAAGAAAAGGATTAATTGATTTAAAACTTGCATGTGAACCAGGAAGGTCAATTGTTTCTAACTCCATGTTTCTTATCACAAGAATTGCTAGTATTAAAAAAACTAGTTACGGTGATTGGCTGATACTAGATGCTGGTCTCAATCTTCTTCCTACTGCTGGGATACACGAGAAACATAATATAGTAAGCTTTGCAAAAAAAAATAGCCCTTTAAAAAACTATATGGTAGCTGGTCCTCTTTGCTACGAAGGAGATGTTTTTTCTTATTCAACTTTGTTGCCAGAGGACTTAGAAGAAGGTGATTTATTAGGTATTTTTGATACAGGCGCATACACAGTCTCAAGAGCAACAAATTTTATTAGACCTAAAGCACCTGTGGTAGCTGTTGAAGATAGCCACTATGAGCTTTGTTGGAAAAGAGAAACTTTTGATGATATTTTTTCATTTTATCAAGCAACAAGTTTTGAGATTTAG
- the cysC gene encoding adenylyl-sulfate kinase: MLKKIGVTVWFTGLSGAGKTTISQVIETELCVQGYQVEVLDGDIVRENLSKGLGFSKEDRDENIRRIAFVANLLTRNGVIVLVPVISPYRETRQQIRQQIGNFVEVYVNAPLEVCEQRDVKGLYKMFRDGKIKNFTGIDAPYEPSLNPEVECRTNLETPEVSADKVIAKLISLGYIYSSVCKV; this comes from the coding sequence ATGCTAAAAAAAATTGGCGTGACAGTATGGTTTACTGGTCTAAGTGGCGCAGGTAAGACCACAATCAGCCAAGTTATTGAAACCGAGCTATGTGTCCAAGGATACCAAGTTGAAGTTTTGGATGGGGACATAGTTCGCGAGAACCTATCCAAAGGATTAGGTTTTAGCAAAGAAGACCGAGATGAGAATATCCGTCGCATTGCTTTTGTAGCTAACCTCTTAACTCGAAATGGTGTAATTGTATTGGTTCCCGTAATCTCGCCATACCGTGAAACACGCCAGCAAATACGGCAACAGATTGGAAACTTTGTTGAAGTTTATGTCAATGCACCACTAGAGGTGTGTGAGCAACGAGATGTAAAGGGTTTATACAAGATGTTCCGCGATGGCAAGATTAAAAATTTTACGGGTATTGATGCTCCATATGAGCCGAGTTTAAACCCGGAGGTTGAGTGTAGAACAAACCTAGAGACACCAGAAGTAAGTGCAGATAAGGTCATAGCCAAACTCATATCTCTGGGCTATATTTATTCATCTGTTTGCAAAGTTTAG
- a CDS encoding non-ribosomal peptide synthetase, with product MKWNETQAEFPQEKCIHQLFEVQVEQTPEAIAVVFEGQKMTYWELNYRANQLAHHLRTLGITSEVLVGICVERSFEMLVGLLSILKAGGAYVPLDPGYPQERLDFMAADAQMPVLLTTKKLLACLPKQGRRVVCLDKDWEVISQESMENPASGVKPDNLAYVIYTSGSTGKPKGVAMRQLSLTNLILWQIQHSTASEGTKTLQFASVNFDVSFQEIFSTWCSGGTLVLLSEKVRRDTVVLLSLLIEENIERLFLPFVALQQLAEVTYAFGKFPTSLREIITAGEQLKITPAIASLFRKLEDCTLYNQYGPSESHAVTCFTLTGSVSSWPVLPPIGHPIANTQLYLLNQSLQPVPIGVSGELYIGGACLARGYLNRPDLTKEKFISNPFSNKFEARLYKTGDLARYLPDSNIEFLGRVDYQVKIRGFRIELGEIEAVLSKHPAVRQAVVIAREDVPGDKRLVAYVVLNQVLVTTVSDLRHFLKEHLPEYMIPFAFMILKTLPLTPSGKVDRSVLPMPDGSELELGRSLEAPRNSIEEVLVVIWSEVLGLKQVGIYENFFELGGHSLLATQIISRIRNAFHLELPLGSLFEQHTIAALALVLTQSMSNKKYSNINTIDRNNLGHEEYLLAKLAQLSDEEVDLLLENMLSKEKSSE from the coding sequence ATGAAATGGAATGAGACCCAAGCAGAGTTTCCTCAGGAAAAGTGTATTCATCAGTTATTTGAAGTCCAGGTTGAACAAACTCCGGAAGCAATAGCAGTGGTATTTGAGGGACAGAAAATGACCTACTGGGAGTTGAACTACCGAGCCAATCAGCTGGCACATCACCTACGAACCTTGGGGATCACTTCAGAAGTTTTGGTTGGGATTTGCGTAGAACGCTCCTTCGAGATGCTAGTGGGATTGCTCAGTATACTTAAGGCGGGTGGGGCTTATGTGCCTTTAGACCCAGGATATCCCCAAGAACGATTAGACTTCATGGCAGCAGATGCTCAGATGCCAGTGTTGCTGACAACCAAGAAGTTGCTAGCCTGCCTTCCTAAGCAGGGAAGACGTGTAGTTTGTCTGGATAAAGACTGGGAGGTGATCTCTCAGGAAAGTATGGAGAATCCAGCCAGTGGGGTTAAGCCTGATAATCTAGCTTATGTGATTTACACCTCAGGGTCTACAGGCAAGCCCAAGGGGGTAGCCATGCGGCAACTTTCCCTTACCAATTTAATCTTGTGGCAGATTCAACATTCGACGGCTTCTGAGGGGACAAAAACTCTACAATTTGCGTCTGTGAACTTTGATGTATCATTCCAAGAAATCTTCTCTACCTGGTGTTCAGGTGGAACATTGGTCTTGCTTTCAGAGAAAGTGCGACGAGATACGGTAGTCCTTTTAAGTCTTCTTATAGAAGAAAATATTGAGAGACTATTTCTTCCCTTTGTCGCTTTACAGCAGCTAGCCGAGGTAACTTATGCTTTTGGGAAATTTCCTACAAGCCTACGCGAAATTATTACTGCTGGTGAACAATTGAAAATAACTCCAGCAATTGCTAGCTTGTTTAGAAAACTAGAAGATTGCACTCTCTATAATCAGTATGGTCCATCTGAAAGCCATGCTGTCACCTGTTTTACCCTAACTGGTTCAGTAAGCAGTTGGCCTGTGCTTCCACCTATTGGTCATCCTATTGCCAATACCCAACTTTATCTGCTAAATCAATCCTTACAGCCTGTTCCCATAGGAGTTTCCGGTGAATTGTATATTGGTGGTGCTTGCCTTGCCCGAGGATACCTCAACCGTCCTGACTTGACTAAGGAAAAATTTATCTCCAATCCCTTTAGCAACAAATTTGAGGCACGTTTATACAAAACTGGTGATTTAGCACGCTACCTACCGGATAGCAACATCGAGTTTCTTGGTCGAGTAGATTATCAGGTGAAAATTCGTGGTTTTCGCATAGAATTAGGAGAAATTGAAGCGGTACTCAGCAAACATCCTGCTGTGCGCCAGGCTGTAGTCATAGCTAGGGAAGATGTTCCTGGTGACAAGCGGCTAGTGGCTTATGTGGTTTTAAATCAGGTACTAGTAACAACAGTTAGTGACCTACGTCATTTCCTGAAAGAGCATCTACCCGAGTACATGATACCTTTTGCTTTCATGATATTAAAGACCCTGCCACTAACACCAAGTGGGAAGGTTGATCGTAGCGTGCTTCCGATGCCCGACGGTTCTGAATTGGAGTTAGGAAGAAGCTTAGAAGCTCCTCGTAACTCTATTGAGGAGGTATTAGTTGTGATTTGGTCCGAAGTTCTTGGACTTAAACAAGTTGGTATTTACGAGAATTTTTTTGAGTTAGGGGGACATTCCTTACTTGCAACTCAAATCATTTCTCGAATACGCAACGCTTTTCATTTGGAACTACCCTTAGGTAGCTTGTTTGAGCAGCATACAATCGCAGCCTTGGCATTAGTACTTACACAAAGCATGAGCAATAAAAAATACAGCAATATCAATACAATAGATCGAAACAATCTAGGACATGAAGAGTATCTGCTGGCAAAACTTGCTCAACTTTCAGATGAAGAAGTGGATTTATTACTTGAAAATATGTTATCTAAGGAGAAAAGTTCAGAATGA
- a CDS encoding oligosaccharide flippase family protein, which yields MKILRDIRWLFNKFLEPNILTSFVQGAGIVLILQVLGAILSYVGQVLLAQWMGPAEYGIYDYAMAWSSLLAIFAGIGFPTSVLRLIPEYIIRCDWARLRGVIYASWNLTLIVSLILSALSTVLILWLTNKGLKCSTSLLLGVWMIPLLALVMLQSEMSRAIQQVGLAYAPLQVIWPFLSLGSAFLYIQISQTLKSLPAISAAMLALLAILFIQLRLFWQKLPSEIYRSSSIYEIHEWLRISLPLLLSDGFFIVLNQTDVLIIGVLLDSINVGIYSAATRSANWVSFILLSVNAVAAPIFASLYAQGDQKALQKLVSTLAHCIFWPSLVIAIFLIVFARPILGTFGSEFVGAQWEMTVLTLSQLINAGSGSVGYLMIMTGHQNQTVRVFGWSALINITLNLLCIPLFGIMGAALATAFTMILWNIWLHILVVKKLNVYPSILYALSLSAK from the coding sequence ATGAAGATATTACGAGATATACGTTGGCTATTTAATAAATTTCTAGAACCAAATATCTTAACTTCCTTCGTTCAAGGTGCAGGAATTGTACTTATTTTACAGGTATTGGGTGCCATACTAAGCTACGTTGGCCAGGTACTCCTCGCTCAATGGATGGGTCCGGCTGAATATGGCATCTATGACTACGCTATGGCTTGGAGTTCACTCCTAGCGATTTTTGCCGGAATAGGTTTTCCCACTTCAGTTTTGCGCTTGATTCCAGAATATATTATTAGGTGTGATTGGGCGCGGTTACGCGGCGTGATTTACGCAAGCTGGAACCTTACTCTTATTGTCAGCCTGATATTATCTGCATTGAGTACGGTACTTATTTTATGGTTAACAAATAAAGGTTTGAAGTGTTCGACTTCTCTACTTTTAGGTGTTTGGATGATACCACTTCTAGCTCTAGTAATGTTGCAATCAGAGATGTCTAGAGCTATTCAGCAAGTTGGTCTGGCGTATGCTCCTCTTCAGGTAATCTGGCCGTTCCTGTCGCTTGGGAGCGCATTCCTCTATATACAGATAAGCCAAACACTAAAAAGTTTACCTGCTATCAGTGCTGCTATGTTAGCGCTTTTAGCTATCTTGTTCATCCAGCTACGACTTTTCTGGCAGAAATTACCTTCGGAGATTTACCGTAGCTCTTCTATTTATGAAATCCATGAATGGCTTCGTATTTCTCTACCACTATTACTTTCTGACGGATTTTTTATAGTCTTAAATCAAACGGATGTTTTGATAATAGGAGTTTTGTTAGACTCCATAAACGTTGGTATTTATAGTGCTGCTACTAGATCTGCTAACTGGGTAAGTTTCATTTTGCTGTCTGTGAATGCAGTCGCTGCACCTATATTTGCATCACTTTATGCTCAAGGAGACCAAAAGGCACTGCAAAAGCTAGTTTCCACACTAGCTCACTGTATCTTTTGGCCTTCGTTAGTAATTGCCATTTTCCTAATTGTGTTTGCCAGACCTATTCTAGGAACCTTCGGATCGGAATTTGTAGGAGCACAGTGGGAGATGACTGTTTTGACTCTAAGTCAGCTTATTAATGCAGGTTCTGGATCTGTTGGATATCTAATGATTATGACAGGACATCAAAACCAAACTGTTCGTGTTTTTGGATGGAGTGCATTGATTAACATTACTTTGAATCTACTCTGTATTCCCTTATTTGGCATTATGGGTGCTGCGCTAGCTACAGCCTTTACGATGATATTATGGAATATTTGGCTTCATATTCTAGTAGTTAAAAAACTTAACGTCTACCCTTCTATCCTTTATGCTCTTTCGTTAAGTGCAAAATAG
- a CDS encoding 2OG-Fe dioxygenase family protein, with protein sequence MKLCTEGYAIIDLPAASSEILATFHDLPIDPYSGGNHRYRRFSQYRMSFKDESWYLELLPHRPFIQSKEYNIYIGGIPRHLEPLKIDPTLQIDAGAKAIPLDISKTWQVNVHQCRVITDRSIRGISVPEGPHRDGHEFGMLAVFERYRITGGENQLMPSNGGEPFFRTVLEKNQALIYDDGRMFHMATDIEPIGDELGYRHLWIVAFNQWENRRYGPEFEKRAVLS encoded by the coding sequence ATGAAATTGTGTACTGAAGGATACGCTATTATAGATTTGCCGGCAGCATCATCTGAGATACTGGCAACATTTCATGATTTGCCCATCGATCCATATTCTGGTGGTAACCATCGCTATCGGCGATTCTCACAATACCGCATGAGCTTTAAGGATGAATCTTGGTATCTCGAGCTTTTGCCACATAGGCCATTTATTCAGTCTAAAGAGTACAACATTTATATCGGTGGTATTCCACGTCACCTAGAGCCACTTAAAATTGATCCAACGCTACAAATCGATGCTGGTGCAAAGGCGATTCCTTTAGATATTTCAAAGACATGGCAGGTTAATGTTCATCAATGCCGCGTGATTACTGATAGAAGTATACGTGGTATCTCTGTTCCAGAAGGACCACATCGTGATGGGCATGAATTTGGTATGCTTGCAGTATTTGAGCGTTACCGCATTACTGGTGGTGAAAATCAGCTAATGCCTTCTAATGGTGGGGAACCCTTTTTCCGGACGGTTCTAGAAAAAAACCAAGCACTTATCTACGATGATGGGCGGATGTTTCATATGGCTACCGATATCGAACCTATAGGAGATGAACTAGGATATCGGCATCTTTGGATCGTTGCTTTCAATCAGTGGGAAAACCGTCGTTATGGCCCTGAATTTGAGAAGCGAGCGGTGCTATCTTGA